GTGCATGTACAGCGCACCGTGGGGCTTGATGTGTTGCAGCGCTACCCCCTGGGCGCGAGCGATTTCGCGCAAGGCGCCGAGCTGGTAGAGGATGTCGTCCACCAGTTCCTGGGCCGACGCGTTGATGTGCCGGCGACCGAAGCCGACCAGGTCACGAAACCCCGGATGCGCGCCGATGCCAACGCCCAGCTGACGGGCGCGTTCGACGGTGCGCCGCATGGTGCCGGGGTCGCCGGCGTGAAAGCCGGTGGCGATATTGGCCGAGCTGATGTAGGCCATCAGTTCGCTGTCGACGCCATCACCGACGGTCCAGGGGCCGAAGCCCTCGCCCATGTCCGAGTTGAAATCCACTACCTGCATTGAGGTCGCTCCGCAAAGGTTCGTGGCATCGAAAGTAGGCTGCGGCTTGACCCCTTGGGAAGATCTATTATCAGATAGGTCGCCTTCTGAAAATCAGATACCCGTATCGTGCCTGAGGCCACACCCGATCGTCCCCACACTCTGCGTGGGAATGCATCCCGCGATGCTTAGCGTCGCTTCGTCAGAGCAGGCGCGGAGCGTCCCAAAGCGGCATTCCCACGCGGAGCGTGGGAACGATCAACTTCACTGTGGAGAACTGCATGTCCCTCACCCTGCGCCAGGTTCGCTACTTTGTCGCCACCGCCGAGATCGGCCAGATCTCACAGGCGGCGATTCACCTGAACATCTCGCAATCGGCGGTGACCACCGCGATCAAGGAACTCGAAGCCATGCTCGGCGCGCAGTTGTTCGTGCGCTCGGCCCAAGGCATGAGCCTGACCGACGCCGGGCGGCACTTTCTCAACCGTGCCTACGTGATCGTGCGCAGCGTCGACGACGCGCTGAACAGCCCACTGCCGGACTACCGCGCCAGCGGCGTGCTGCGCGTGGCGGCCAGCTACACGGTGCTGGGATATTTCCTGCCGCACCATCAGCAGCGCATGGAACACTGGCACCCGGACGTGACCATCGAAGTGTTCGAACAGGAACGCCAGGCCATCGAGCATGGCTTGCTCAACGGCCAGTTCGACATGGCCGTGGTGCTGACCGCCAACCTGACGCACCCGGATATCGTCTCCGAAACCCTGTTCAACTCCGAACGCCGCCTGTGGCTGCCCAGCCACCACCCCCTGTGCAATCAGCCGGTGGTGAGCCTCGCCGATGTGGCGCGCGAACCATACATTTTTCTCACCGTCGACGAGGCCGAACAAAGCGCCATGCGCTACTGGGAACAAGCCGGACAGACACCCACCGTGCGCCTGCGCACCAGCTCGGTGGAAGCGGTGCGCAGCATGGTGGCCAATGGCAGCGGCGTGGCGATTCTTTCCGACTTGGTGTACCGCCCCTGGTCGCTGGAAGGCAAGCGCATCGAAACCGTGAGCGTGACCGACAAGGTCACCCCCATGAGCGTCGGCCTGGCCTGGCACCGCGAACGGACGTTCACCCCGGCGATGCAGGCCTTCCGTGATTATTTCCACGATGCGTTCCTCGCACCGCAACAACTGTCGGCCCGCCGTTAAAGCTGAGCCTGCAAGGTCAGCGCGAGCCAGTCCATGAACACCCGCACCCGCAGTGGCAAATGCCGTTGCCCGGCGTACAGCAACGACACATCCAGCGCTGGCGCCGGGTACTCGGGCAGCACCGCCAGCAGTTCGCCACTGGCCAGTTGCTCACGAATCCCCAGGGCCGGCATCTGCGCCAGGCCGAACCCACCGAGGCACGCAGCCTTGTAGGCGTCGGTGCTGTTGACCGTGACCCGCCCGGCCATCGGCACGCGGTGCACCTTGTTGCCCTGTTGGTACTCGAACCCCGGCGAGCGTGCGCCCAGCGGCCGCACGTAATGCACCAGCCGATGCTCGGCCAGGTCCGCCAGGATGTGCGGCACGCCATGCCGCTGCACGTACCCGGGGCTCACGCAGTTGAGCATCGGCATGCTGCACAGCAGGCGCGCCACCACCGATTGGTCCGGCTGGGCACCGACGCGCAACACACAATCAAAGCCTTCGGCCAGCAGGTCGACCTGGCGGTCGGTGCTGCTGATTTCCAGTTCGATCAGCGGGTGCAGGTCCATGAACTGCGGCAAGCGCGGCAGGATCAATTCGCGTGCCATCACGTTAGGCATGTCTACGCGAATCCGCCCGGCCAGTTGCGCCTCATCCTGGCGAAACAGCCCTTCCAGTTCCTCCATATGCGCCAGCAGGTCCTTGCTCCGCTCGTACAGCACCCGCCCGTCCTGCGTCGCCTGGACCTTGCGCGTGGTGCGCTGCAACAGGCGCGTGCCGAGCAATTCTTCCAGCGCCTGCACATGCTCGGAGACGGTGGAGCGCGGCAGGCCGAGGCGCTCGCCCGCCTGGGTGAAACTCGACAGTTCGGTGACGCGCACGAAGGTGCGCAGCAGCTCAAGTTTGTTCATGGGATTGTTCGCCTTATCCGGCCGGTGATTCCGGTATCGCTCTGTTTATCACGTTATGAGCGGACAAATACACTCCGTCCCACATTCACTCACCTGCTCCGAGGACTCCACCATGACCCGTAAAATCGCACTGATCACCGGCGCCAGCCGCGGCCTGGGTAAAAGCGCGGCGCTGCACCTGGCCGCCCAGGGCGTCGACATCATCGGCACCTACCACAGCAAGGCCGATGAGGCTCAGGCCTTAGTGGGGCAAATCGAACAACTGGGCGGCCGCGCCGCCATGTTGCAACTGGATGTAGGCCAGAGCGCGACATTCGGGGGTTTCGTCAGTGAAGTTACCGACGCGCTCAAGAATGTTTTCGCACAGGATCACTTTGATTTTCTGATCAACAACGCCGGTATCGGCCTGCATGCAAGCTTTGCAGAAACCACCGAAGCCCAGTTCGACCAACTGGTGGCGATCCAATTCAAGGGGCCGTTTTTTCTCACACAGAAGCTGTTGCCGTTGATTCGCGACGGCGGCCGTATTCTCAACGTGTCGAGCGGGCTGGCGCGCTTCAGCCTGCCGGGCTACGCAGCCTACGCAGCGATGAAGGGCGCGATGGAAGTGCTGACCCGCTACCAGGCCAAGGAACTGGGCGCGCGTGGCATCAGCGTCAATATCCTCGCCCCTGGCGCGATTGAAACCGACTTCGGCGGTGGTGCGGTACGCGACAACGCCAACCTCAATGCCATGGTCGCCAACAACACCGCCCTGGGCCGCGCCGGGTTGCCTGACGATATTGGTGGGGCCATTGCGCTGCTGCTGGCCGATGGCAGCCACTGGATCACCGGTCAGCGGATCGAGGCGTCAGGCGGGATGTTTTTGTAAGGATTTTCTCCCGCACCACGTCGTACCCCCAGTGGTACACGTAGGTGTAGGGCAGGAAGAACAGCAGCACGCCGATGTCGAGGATGAATGCGTCGAGCAGGCTGATCTTCAGCCATGCAGCAATCAACGGCACGGCGACAAGAATCAGCCCGCCTTCGAACATCAACGCGTGCAGCACCCGTGTCGATGCGCCACCGGACAGTTGCAGGCGTACTTTGAGGCGGTCGAACAGGCTGTTGAAAATGACGTTCCAAGTCAGCGCCAGAATGCTGATACCCAGGGTTACCGCGCCCATTTCCAGGGCTGGCCGGCCGGTGATCCACATCAGCAGCGGGGTGCAGATCAGCAACGCCAGGCCTTCGAAACCCAGGGCTTGCAGAACACGTTCAGTAATCGACTTGGTGGGGTGCATGACCCGGCTCCTTGAATGACGACAGTTGCCATCATTACCCCTTGAGCCGATACTTCATAACCAATAACCATCGATTAAAGCGATACTTATGGCCTCCCATGAAGTGCTGCAGGCGTTTGTCCAGGCGGCCACCCAAGGCTCGTTTTCCGCAGCGGCGCGCAAGCTGGGCAAGAGCCAGTCCACCGTCAGCGCGGCGGTGGCGAGCCTGGAGATCGACCTGGACGTGGTGCTGTTCGACCGCAGCAGCCGCAAACCGACGCTGACCCCGGCCGGCCAGGTGTTGTTGCAGCGTGCCGAGCAGGTGCTGGAGGCCAGCAGCCGACTGGAGCTGGCGGCGAGCCAATTGGCCCAGGGGCTGGAGCCCAGGTTGAGTATCGCCATGTCCGATACCTACCAGTCCGACCGCTTCGAGATCGCCCTCAGCACCTTTGAACAACGCTACCCGGACCTTGAGTTGGAATGCCTGATCGCCGAATGCGAAGACCTGATCGCCTTGGTGCAAAGTGGCCGGGCGCATATTGCGTTCATCGAGCAGCAGGAGGTTTACCCGCCGGACCTGACGTTTTCCAGCGTTGAAGAACGTACGGAGATCGCCCTGTTCGTCTCGCCCAAACACCCGTTGGCGGGCCTGGCCAAGGTGCACCCGCACACGCTGCAGTTGCACCGGGAGTTGCGCTTGGCGAGCATCATCAACCCCAATGAAACCCGCAGCACCCAGCGCGTCTGGTCGGCACCGAGCTATTTGATGTTGATGGAAATGGCGCAACTGGGCTTCGGCTGGGCACCGATTCCGCGCTGGCTGGTGGAGCGTTTTGGCGGCGGGCAATTGGTCGAACTCAAGGTTCGCAGTTGGCCTCGCTCGGTGGCGGTGGATGCGCTGTGGTCGCGGCAAAGCCCGCCTGGGCCGGCGGGCAGTTGGTTACTGGGCAAGATGCTTGAGTGAGTCATTGCTCATTGGATTTGAGCTGCGCCAAGCGTTTTTCCAGAAAGCGCTGCTCAGGGGTTTGCCGGGTCAAGGCCAGTGCCCGCTCGTAGGCCGTGCGCGCCTCAGGCAACTCGACAGCCCGTACAAAAATAATTTGGCCTTTAACAAAAACGCTAGAATCCGTTCCTCTTTGCAGATTTCGGATATGCAGCACATGGAAACCCGCCTCGTTCCCTATGAGACGCTGAACGCGTTGCAAAAACAGCAGCTCGACGGCCTGGAAGTCCATCCGCAACAATTGGCTTATTCCGGCGATATCTACTGCGCGCTGAACAGCCTGCTGGTCAATCCCAATCCTGACGCTATCAAAGGCTTTACCCTGCTCGCCGACGAGATTCCCGTGGCGTTCCTGCTGCTCAAACGCCCACCTTGCCTGCCCCATTGGGCCCACGAGGACAGCGCCACATTGCATGCATTGCAGGTGGATCGGCGCCAGCAGGGGCGAGGCTTCGGCAAGGCCTGTTTGCAGGCGCTACCGGCGGTAGCGCTGCAAGCATGGCCGCAGATCAAGGCACTGGAGTTGTCGGTGGACGCCGACAATGCAGCTGCAATGAGCGTGTATTCAGCGGCCGGCTGGGTGGACAGCGGCGAGGCGTACAAAGGGCGGATCGGGTATGAGCGCAGATTGAGTCTGTCGCTCATACGCCACTGACGTCGGGGTCAGCCCTTCTCTCCAACCGGTAGCCAGATTTCCACCGTCCCGGTGCCCTTCCTTCCATCAAAATCCGCGCTATAGCGCTCGAAATCAGCCCCCACCACTTTGTAGCCCGAGTTCGGCAGCCATTCGAACATGATGCGCTCGTAGGTTTGCGCAAGGGCTTGCACCGACCCGTGATGGGGGAATACGGCATAGTTGAGTGGCGGAATTTCAATGAATTGGAAATTGCTCGGCACGTCGCTGCGGGTCGGGACTTCAACCCCGGCCAGGTAGTCGAATTCGCCGTGGTGGACGTTGTGGCACACGCCGTAGGTCACGCCGCCGACGCGCTTTTTGATGTCCTTGATACAGCTGTCGAACAACTCCCACAGCTTTGGAATATCGCCCACCGTGGCCTTCGAATAGCGCCCTTGGACGCCTGCGATCACCAAGGCCTTGCCGGCTTCCATGCGTGGCTCCAGCGGTTGTCTTGTCTGCTGATCCATACGAACAGTCTCCTTCTTATGAGGGCACAAACCCGCATCGAGTATAGGGGCATATTCGCACCGCACTCCATGTAGAAATTTTTCCTACGCATCTGGACAACTTGCCATCATCGACCGTATTGTCTGCCGCAGGCCACCGCAGTGGCCGACGTCGCTCGGACGGTTCCGGGCGCTTACGTACCTCGAGGCAACAATGGCAGACCAAGGTTCGCCGCGCCGCTTTGCGCGCATAGATCGACTTCCCCCCTACGTTTTCAATATCACTGCCGAGCTGAAGATGGCTGCGCGTCGGCGCGGCGAAGACATCATCGACTTGAGCATGGGTAATCCCGACGGCGCCACGCCACCGCACATCGTGGAGAAAATGGTCACCGTCGCCCAGCGTGAAGACACCCACGGCTACTCCACCTCCAAAGGTATTCCGCGTCTGCGCCGGGCGATTTCGCGCTGGTACAAGGACCGCTATGAAGTGGACATCGACCCCGAGTCGGAAGCCATCGTCACCATCGGTTCCAAGGAAGGCCTGGCGCACTTGATGCTGGCCACCCTGGACCAGGGCGATACCGTGCTGGTGCCCAACCCCAGCTACCCGATTCACATCTACGGTGCGGTGATTGCCGGCGCCCAGGTGCGCTCGGTGCCGCTGGTGCCCGGCGTGGATTTTTTCGCCGAGCTGGAGCGGGCGATTCGGGGCTCGATCCCCAAGCCGAAAATGATGATCCTGGGCTTTCCGTCCAACCCCACCGCCCAGTGCGTGGAGCTGGACTTTTTCGAACGCGTGATCGCCCTGGCCAAGCAGTACGACGTGCTGGTGGTGCATGACCTGGCTTACGCCGACATCGTCTACGACGGCTGGAAAGCCCCATCGATCATGCAGGTGCCCGGCGCCAAGGACATCGCGGTGGAGTTTTTCACCCTGTCCAAGAGTTACAACATGGCCGGCTGGCGTATCGGTTTCATGGTGGGCAACCCCGAACTGGTCAACGCTCTTGCGCGGATCAAGAGTTACCACGACTACGGCACCTTCACCCCGCTGCAAGTCGCCGCCATCGCGGCATTGGAAGGCGACCAGCAGTGCGTGAAAGACATCGCCGAGCAGTATCGCCAGCGCCGCAATGTACTGGTCAAGGGCCTGCATGAACTGGGTTGGATGGTGGAGAACCCAAAGGCGTCGATGTATGTCTGGGCCAAGATTCCCGAGCAGTATGCCGCTATGGGCTCGCTGGAATTCGCCAAGAAACTGCTGCTGGAAGCCAAGGTGTGTGTGTCGCCGGGCATTGGATTTGGTGAGTATGGGGATGACCATGTGCGTTTTGCGCTGATCGAAAACCAGGACCGGATTCGCCAGGCGGTGCGAGGGATTCGCGGGATGTTCCGCGCGGATGGGCTGGTAGCAAAAACCGGCGCCTGACTCGGTCAATAATGTGGGAGGGGGTTTGCTCCCGGTGGCGGTGGGTCAGTCGCCAGATGCAGTGACTGGCACTCTGCTATCGGGGGCAAGCCCCCTCCCACATTTGATTGGGTTCCTGTCTTTGTTGGGTGGTGTGGCTTATACCACCAGCGACAGCAAGATGATGAAGATCAGCGCCCGGCTCGGTCAAAAAATGTGGGAGGGGGTTTGCTCCCGGTGGCGGTGGGTCAGTCGCCAGATGCAGTGACTGACACTCTGCTATCGGGGGCAAGCCCCCTCCCACATTTGATTGGGTTCCTGTCTTT
This region of Pseudomonas sp. MUP55 genomic DNA includes:
- a CDS encoding GNAT family N-acetyltransferase gives rise to the protein METRLVPYETLNALQKQQLDGLEVHPQQLAYSGDIYCALNSLLVNPNPDAIKGFTLLADEIPVAFLLLKRPPCLPHWAHEDSATLHALQVDRRQQGRGFGKACLQALPAVALQAWPQIKALELSVDADNAAAMSVYSAAGWVDSGEAYKGRIGYERRLSLSLIRH
- the alaC gene encoding alanine transaminase yields the protein MADQGSPRRFARIDRLPPYVFNITAELKMAARRRGEDIIDLSMGNPDGATPPHIVEKMVTVAQREDTHGYSTSKGIPRLRRAISRWYKDRYEVDIDPESEAIVTIGSKEGLAHLMLATLDQGDTVLVPNPSYPIHIYGAVIAGAQVRSVPLVPGVDFFAELERAIRGSIPKPKMMILGFPSNPTAQCVELDFFERVIALAKQYDVLVVHDLAYADIVYDGWKAPSIMQVPGAKDIAVEFFTLSKSYNMAGWRIGFMVGNPELVNALARIKSYHDYGTFTPLQVAAIAALEGDQQCVKDIAEQYRQRRNVLVKGLHELGWMVENPKASMYVWAKIPEQYAAMGSLEFAKKLLLEAKVCVSPGIGFGEYGDDHVRFALIENQDRIRQAVRGIRGMFRADGLVAKTGA
- a CDS encoding LysR family transcriptional regulator translates to MSLTLRQVRYFVATAEIGQISQAAIHLNISQSAVTTAIKELEAMLGAQLFVRSAQGMSLTDAGRHFLNRAYVIVRSVDDALNSPLPDYRASGVLRVAASYTVLGYFLPHHQQRMEHWHPDVTIEVFEQERQAIEHGLLNGQFDMAVVLTANLTHPDIVSETLFNSERRLWLPSHHPLCNQPVVSLADVAREPYIFLTVDEAEQSAMRYWEQAGQTPTVRLRTSSVEAVRSMVANGSGVAILSDLVYRPWSLEGKRIETVSVTDKVTPMSVGLAWHRERTFTPAMQAFRDYFHDAFLAPQQLSARR
- a CDS encoding LysR family transcriptional regulator, yielding MNKLELLRTFVRVTELSSFTQAGERLGLPRSTVSEHVQALEELLGTRLLQRTTRKVQATQDGRVLYERSKDLLAHMEELEGLFRQDEAQLAGRIRVDMPNVMARELILPRLPQFMDLHPLIELEISSTDRQVDLLAEGFDCVLRVGAQPDQSVVARLLCSMPMLNCVSPGYVQRHGVPHILADLAEHRLVHYVRPLGARSPGFEYQQGNKVHRVPMAGRVTVNSTDAYKAACLGGFGLAQMPALGIREQLASGELLAVLPEYPAPALDVSLLYAGQRHLPLRVRVFMDWLALTLQAQL
- a CDS encoding GyrI-like domain-containing protein — protein: MDQQTRQPLEPRMEAGKALVIAGVQGRYSKATVGDIPKLWELFDSCIKDIKKRVGGVTYGVCHNVHHGEFDYLAGVEVPTRSDVPSNFQFIEIPPLNYAVFPHHGSVQALAQTYERIMFEWLPNSGYKVVGADFERYSADFDGRKGTGTVEIWLPVGEKG
- a CDS encoding multidrug/biocide efflux PACE transporter, encoding MHPTKSITERVLQALGFEGLALLICTPLLMWITGRPALEMGAVTLGISILALTWNVIFNSLFDRLKVRLQLSGGASTRVLHALMFEGGLILVAVPLIAAWLKISLLDAFILDIGVLLFFLPYTYVYHWGYDVVREKILTKTSRLTPRSADR
- a CDS encoding SDR family NAD(P)-dependent oxidoreductase, producing MTRKIALITGASRGLGKSAALHLAAQGVDIIGTYHSKADEAQALVGQIEQLGGRAAMLQLDVGQSATFGGFVSEVTDALKNVFAQDHFDFLINNAGIGLHASFAETTEAQFDQLVAIQFKGPFFLTQKLLPLIRDGGRILNVSSGLARFSLPGYAAYAAMKGAMEVLTRYQAKELGARGISVNILAPGAIETDFGGGAVRDNANLNAMVANNTALGRAGLPDDIGGAIALLLADGSHWITGQRIEASGGMFL
- a CDS encoding LysR family transcriptional regulator, with product MASHEVLQAFVQAATQGSFSAAARKLGKSQSTVSAAVASLEIDLDVVLFDRSSRKPTLTPAGQVLLQRAEQVLEASSRLELAASQLAQGLEPRLSIAMSDTYQSDRFEIALSTFEQRYPDLELECLIAECEDLIALVQSGRAHIAFIEQQEVYPPDLTFSSVEERTEIALFVSPKHPLAGLAKVHPHTLQLHRELRLASIINPNETRSTQRVWSAPSYLMLMEMAQLGFGWAPIPRWLVERFGGGQLVELKVRSWPRSVAVDALWSRQSPPGPAGSWLLGKMLE